From one Catharus ustulatus isolate bCatUst1 chromosome 1, bCatUst1.pri.v2, whole genome shotgun sequence genomic stretch:
- the LOC116997522 gene encoding oxidation resistance protein 1-like isoform X3 → MHDCGLCTQDSGEYLAKLLVVGTGRWGAAGLVVVFLCTVVVSVAEYHRRIDALNSEELRTLCRRLQITTREDTNSKQATNIKTDLEPEAFRPNLSDPSELLQPEQIEKLTKSLPPRTIGYPWTLVYSTAKHGMSLKTLYRTMMGLDTPVLLVIKDSDGQVFGALASEPFKVSDGFYGTGETFMFTFSPDFEVFKWTGDNMFFIKGDMDSLAFGGGGGEFALWLDGDLYHGRSHSCKTFGNHTLSKREDFTIQDIEIWAFE, encoded by the exons ATGCATGACTGTGGGCTCTGTACTCAGGACAGTGGCGAGTATCTGGCCAAACTCCTTGTAGTAGGGACAGGTAGATGGGGAGCTGCTGGACTTGTGGTTGTCTTCCTTTGCACTGTG GTAGTGTCAGTGGCTGAGTATCACCGCAGGATCGATGCTCTAAATAGCGAAGAACTGCGCACACTCTGCAGACGTCTCCAG ATAACAACAAGAGAAGATACCAATTCAAAACAGGCAACAAATATCAAAACAGACCTGGAGCCTGAAGCATTCCGGCCAAATCTTAGTGATCCAAGTGAATTACTACAACCAGAACAAATTGAAAAG CTCACAAAGTCTCTTCCACCACGGACTATTGGCTATCCATGGACTCTTGTCTACAGTACTGCAAAGCATGGCATGAGCTTGAAGACCTTGTATCGGACAATGATGGGATTAGACACACCTGTGCTCTTGGTTATCAAAGACAGTGATGGACAg GTTTTTGGTGCACTAGCATCTGAACCATTTAAAGTAAGCGATGGCTTCTATGGCACTGGGGAGACCTTTATGTTCACTTTTTCTCCAGATTTTGAG gtTTTTAAATGGACAGGAGACAACATGTTCTTCATTAAAGGAGACATGGACTCTCTTGCTTTTGGTGGAGGAGG AGGAGAGTTTGCTCTTTGGCTTGATGGTGATCTCTACCATGGAAGAAGTCATTCATGTAAAACATTTGGGAATCACACACTTTCTAAGCGAGAAGACTTCACTATTCAAGACATAGAAATATGGGCTTTTGAATAA
- the LOC116997522 gene encoding oxidation resistance protein 1-like isoform X4, translated as MSRLWYGKKGRKHQPVNRKCTLVVSVAEYHRRIDALNSEELRTLCRRLQITTREDTNSKQATNIKTDLEPEAFRPNLSDPSELLQPEQIEKLTKSLPPRTIGYPWTLVYSTAKHGMSLKTLYRTMMGLDTPVLLVIKDSDGQVFGALASEPFKVSDGFYGTGETFMFTFSPDFEVFKWTGDNMFFIKGDMDSLAFGGGGGEFALWLDGDLYHGRSHSCKTFGNHTLSKREDFTIQDIEIWAFE; from the exons GTAGTGTCAGTGGCTGAGTATCACCGCAGGATCGATGCTCTAAATAGCGAAGAACTGCGCACACTCTGCAGACGTCTCCAG ATAACAACAAGAGAAGATACCAATTCAAAACAGGCAACAAATATCAAAACAGACCTGGAGCCTGAAGCATTCCGGCCAAATCTTAGTGATCCAAGTGAATTACTACAACCAGAACAAATTGAAAAG CTCACAAAGTCTCTTCCACCACGGACTATTGGCTATCCATGGACTCTTGTCTACAGTACTGCAAAGCATGGCATGAGCTTGAAGACCTTGTATCGGACAATGATGGGATTAGACACACCTGTGCTCTTGGTTATCAAAGACAGTGATGGACAg GTTTTTGGTGCACTAGCATCTGAACCATTTAAAGTAAGCGATGGCTTCTATGGCACTGGGGAGACCTTTATGTTCACTTTTTCTCCAGATTTTGAG gtTTTTAAATGGACAGGAGACAACATGTTCTTCATTAAAGGAGACATGGACTCTCTTGCTTTTGGTGGAGGAGG AGGAGAGTTTGCTCTTTGGCTTGATGGTGATCTCTACCATGGAAGAAGTCATTCATGTAAAACATTTGGGAATCACACACTTTCTAAGCGAGAAGACTTCACTATTCAAGACATAGAAATATGGGCTTTTGAATAA
- the LOC116997522 gene encoding oxidation resistance protein 1-like isoform X5, with translation MSRLWYGKKGRKHQPVNRKCTLITTREDTNSKQATNIKTDLEPEAFRPNLSDPSELLQPEQIEKLTKSLPPRTIGYPWTLVYSTAKHGMSLKTLYRTMMGLDTPVLLVIKDSDGQVFGALASEPFKVSDGFYGTGETFMFTFSPDFEVFKWTGDNMFFIKGDMDSLAFGGGGGEFALWLDGDLYHGRSHSCKTFGNHTLSKREDFTIQDIEIWAFE, from the exons ATAACAACAAGAGAAGATACCAATTCAAAACAGGCAACAAATATCAAAACAGACCTGGAGCCTGAAGCATTCCGGCCAAATCTTAGTGATCCAAGTGAATTACTACAACCAGAACAAATTGAAAAG CTCACAAAGTCTCTTCCACCACGGACTATTGGCTATCCATGGACTCTTGTCTACAGTACTGCAAAGCATGGCATGAGCTTGAAGACCTTGTATCGGACAATGATGGGATTAGACACACCTGTGCTCTTGGTTATCAAAGACAGTGATGGACAg GTTTTTGGTGCACTAGCATCTGAACCATTTAAAGTAAGCGATGGCTTCTATGGCACTGGGGAGACCTTTATGTTCACTTTTTCTCCAGATTTTGAG gtTTTTAAATGGACAGGAGACAACATGTTCTTCATTAAAGGAGACATGGACTCTCTTGCTTTTGGTGGAGGAGG AGGAGAGTTTGCTCTTTGGCTTGATGGTGATCTCTACCATGGAAGAAGTCATTCATGTAAAACATTTGGGAATCACACACTTTCTAAGCGAGAAGACTTCACTATTCAAGACATAGAAATATGGGCTTTTGAATAA
- the LOC117002894 gene encoding actin-binding Rho-activating protein-like: protein MAADMAPEEKPSTAPVKRAVHKIRMASQVFSLARGWQQWASDHHVKQEQEPSGWVPTAESSSGQPVQESSFEKWQIPCVKRDQEKDDEKSLAKGSVTIRDAEKQSRESDEDPKVFSIRSKEVTKTVVSKAYERGGDVSLLSERYENNNSSSEMTKLKEESSAIDKLLSNKLPSSIRRKCSNVVSELTKGWEKMEEEDKDGAKGELLLKCRDDSLDAQDSGYGEAEDKLEQEDSDREVTAARIKRPVPSLASRLSEEARSKARRKCSAVHSLKDRWQEWADQHIITQKLNPFSDEFDHELAMSTRLHKGDEGYGHPKEGTKTAERAKRAEAHIHREIRDMCFIIESMAKPRPDGKIQVTFGELFDRYVRISDKVVGILMRARKHGLVDFEGEMLWQGRDDNVIITLLK from the exons ATGGCAGCAGACATGGCTCCTGAAGAAAAGCCGAGCACTGCTCCTGTGAAAAGGGCTGTCCACAAGATCCGAATGGCCAGCCAGGTCTTCAGCTTGGCACgaggctggcagcagtgggcaTCTGACCACCACGTAAAGCAAGAGCAAGAGCCCTCTGGATGGGTCCCCACTGCAGAAAGCTCATCAGGTCAGCCTGTGCAGGAAAGTTCCTTCGAGAAATGGCAAATTCCATGTGTCAAGAGGGACCAagaaaaagatgatgaaaaatCCTTAGCAAAGGGATCGGTGACGATAAGAGATGCTGAAAAACAATCAAGGGAATCAGATGAAGACCCCAAAGTGTTCAGCATTAGAAGCAAAGAGGTGACCAAAACAGTTGTCAGCAAAGCCTATGAACGAGGGGGCGATGTCAGCCTCCTTAGTGAAAGATATGAGAACAACAACAGCAGCTCCGAGATGACCAAACTCAAAGAAGAATCAAGTGCTATTGACAAACTTCTGAGTAATAAATTACCTTCATCCATAAGGAGGAAGTGTTCAAATGTGGTATCAGAGCTGACCAAGGGCTGGGAGAAGATGGAAGAAGAGGACAAAGACGGGGCcaagggagagctgctgctgaagtgcCGTGATGATAGCCTGGATGCCCAGGACAGTGGCTACGGGGAAGCAGAGGACAAGCTCGAGCAGGAAGACAGTGACCGGGAGGTGACGGCTGCGAGGATCAAACGGCCTGTCCCATCTCT CGCCAGCCGGCTGAGCGAGGAGGCGCGGAGCAAGGCGCGCAGGAAATGCAGCGCCGTGCACAGCCTCAAGGACAGGTGGCAGGAATGGGCCGACCAGCACATCATAACGCAGAAGCTGAACCCCTTCAGCGACGAGTTTGACCACGAGCTGGCCATGTCCACGCGCCTGCACAAAGGAGATGAAGGATACGGCCACCCAAAGGAAGGAACCAAAACTGCTGAGAGAGCCAAGAGAGCTGAGGCCCACATCCACCGGGAGATCAGGGACATGTGCTTCATCATTGAATCCATGGCCAAGCCACGGCCCGACGGCAAGATCCAAGTCACTTTTGGGGAACTCTTTGACAGATACGTTCGTATTTCAGATAAAGTTGTTGGCATTCTGATGAGAGCCAGGAAACACGGGCTGGTGGACTTTGAAGGAGAAATGTTATGGCAAGGAAGAGATGATAATGTCATAAttactttattaaaataa